The following DNA comes from Cucumis sativus cultivar 9930 chromosome 7, Cucumber_9930_V3, whole genome shotgun sequence.
GTGTGAGTACGTCCGTTGGCTTGCACCCCTCTTAATATTTCATTGGCTGACTTTGTCAACTCTTCCGATTCTCCATAATTCTCCTCAATTTTTcctaaaaacataatattacatatgaatatatatgatCCTTCCATTGtctcaacaaaattatatacgAAAATGTTactgtttctaaattttagagTCAAATTCGTGAATAGGTTTATTCACTACCTGTTTTATTCGGTGAACTATTCAAGGTATAAATGGTTTTACGTCTATGAAAGCAATTACATCCACAGTATAGAGGACCTTGAATTCCTGCCATCCCACGTAACAATGTCTACCAAAATACCacaaaaaaagataagaacaattataagaaagaagaatatgACAGTTTAGATTATTGAACACTAAGAGAGAAGATTGAATTACTTGGAAGAGGGTATTGAGTTGACAACCAAATGGATCATCTTTGGGTTGattgtaaaatatttgagGGAATTGTACGAAAATGCTTTCTTGCTCTTCTGCTCCGAGTAAAATGCACATAGCCTCAACCACAACATTTGGGTTGTTGACGTACATATCGCAATCTATATTCACTATAAATGGTGCATTTGTCATCACACCGGATACCCTagtcttttatttaattttcaataacaataaaaatctCTTAGCatctaattaagaaaatgaccCCATAGATCTAATCAACAACttgtgaaagaaaaagtattttgctctaaaattctttattactctgttttgaaaaatgtccctactttaaatttgttttatagaAATAACATAATGATGTTAATGGCAAGATATCCAAAGTGTTAAGTTTGGTAAACATACCAAAACATTCAAAGCACCAGCTTTGTAGTGATGAGGTTGATTTGGTCGTTTTTCTCTTGCAACATATACCAAATTTGGTATCCCATTTGAATCATTCCCtttgttttctaataaaatCTGCAAAATTTCCTCATTAACAAACTCCATAAATATTACGAATTAAAGAATAGTAACACAATCTAATTACCTTAATAATGGTGGGATGGTTCTTCTTGTCTGTGTTTCTAAAAGCTTCATAGTATTTAGAAGTTTCGTATACCATTGGGTTCTCTTCCGCAGCTTCAATCTTCTCACGAAGTCGTTCATATTCATCCtatgtataatataaaaatagaggTCATTTATTAGTTCATATACTTTCAAgtttactaaaaatatatatatacatattgaATGTGTGTACCTTCATCCTCTTCTCCTCCTGTTGGAATTCATGGCCGGCGGCGGATGGAGACTTACCGGAGAAGTATCTAAACGGAGCTCTAACTTGGACGTTATACTTCTTACAGAAAGGAACCCAAATTCTAGCAAAATTCGAGGCTTCAACAAGAGCGTATAGCAAAACCGGAGATCCCCCATCGTCGGAGATATAGCAAGTAAGTTTTCCAGCCGGATAATCTACGGCCAACAGAGACAACACTGTGTTGGCCACCATAACCGACGGCTCAAGCTTCCAATCCGCAGTCGTCACCAACACGTCCACCGCAGGAACCTCATGAACtctgtaaaagaaaaaagaaaaacccaaatcaacaaaaaatcaGAGAAATAATTGAGGAAATGGATTGGATGaatgggaagaagaagaaaaggggtTTTGTAAAACAGACTGTTTGAAGTGTTGAGGGTATGTTTTGTAGTCGACGGGATTCCAATTTAAAAGAAGGTAGAGAAACCAGTCGAAGGTGAAACAGAGTTCGGAGAAGAAGGCGAGAAGCGAAAGGAGGGCATGGGATTGGAGGTAAAGGAGACGGTAAAGAAGAAGGGAAATGGCGAGAATCAAAATGAGAAGTTCAACAGATCTTTGTATGGGTTTTTTGATGGCCAATTTTTGGTAGAGAGGGAAGGAATTGGACATTGTTGAAGAGATTCGGGTGATGAGTTTAATGTGTAAAGTTGACAGCAGTATTTTATAGTCTCAAAccatgaaattataataaaggTTTTGTAGATATAGAgaaacattcaatatttggAGCAGAGGTATTAGATAAGTTAACGTGATTCACGTTATTTATCATGGGGCAAactttgtgtatatatactccattatatttacactttaaaagattttgtgttttagttttttttttaaaaatagtttgtcaattaTTTAgcgtttatattatttaaatttttcaaccaaatttatttcaattttgaaacaaactaaatttagaattaatgttaaaaaacGTACTTGAAACGTTGAtataatttctcttattttttcaaCTTGTGGGTAATacttaatttatcaaatacatttttttttttttgcaaaatttcaaatcattctctctctctttattgTCCAGATGTTTCATAtgtcatatttattattattgagttTATCTGAACATATTGAATGATTGAATTGTGTGTAAAAACAACCAATTTGGATATATGTTTTCTATGTATTACCATTACATGCTGCAGATAAAGCATTGATAGTCAATTCAATCAATATGACAGTTTCactaacaaaattatcaaCACTACTCTTGTATACAAATACTATTTACAGTTTCAAGATCAAGAGGGTGATACTAGCACCAGATTTTGCATTGGATCTACTCTACTATAAGCTGGAGTTTTCTGAATCCTGGCGTCTGCCATTACACGTCTTATAACTGCAGCACGATTCCATTTCTCTGCTCCAGCATTCATACTCGCCAAAGTCACATACCGACCACAATGTCGTGGCTGCATCTCAAGCAATCTTCTTCCCACTTCATTCCCCAGTTCAGTGGCTCCATGAATTTTACATGCACTCAAAAGAGCTCCCAAAACAGAAGCATCCGGATCAAATGGCATGGACTCTATGAATTCAGTTGCCTCTCGCAAAAGCCCTGCTTTGCCTAAGAGATCAACCACACATACATAATGCTCAGTAATTGGTACAATTGAGAAATCGTATAACATTGATTGGAATAACTGCAATCCCAATTTGACGAGCTTGCCACGAGCACACGCTGTGAGAATTGCAACAAATGTAACCTCATTAGGATGTATTCCTTCAACCTTCATAGTGGCAAATAGGTCCAATGCCTCTGTTTCTCTACCATTGGATGCAAATGAAGAGATCATTGCATTCCAAGTGCAGACCTCcctcttcttcatttgattaaaAACAGTTCTCGCACATCCTAATAATCCCATCTTCCCATAAAAATCTATCAACCCCGTCCCTATAAAAACACTAAACTCACCCTCATTTCTAATAATGTAAGCATGTACTTCTTTCCCACGACAAAGAACTCCTTCAGCATCTAAATtagcagaagaagaaagtaCACTCACATAAGTAGCTTCATTTGGCTTAACCGAACCACTCATCATCATCACATGAAAAAACCAGAGAGCCTCAAGAAAGCGCCCATTCCACCAAAACCCATTAATAACACTAGTCCAAGAAACCACATCATGCTCTGGCATGGACCTAAACATGAAAACAGCAGAACCCAAGTCTCCATTTTTGACAAAAGCATCAAGCATAGAGTTAAACGCAACAATACAAGGATTGgtaatttcatcaaacacctTACGTGCATTAGCCAGTTCACGAAGGTCGGCGTAAGAGGAAACAAAGGATGTCAGGACAACGGGGTCGGTGAGAACGCCGATCTTGAAAGCATGTGCGTGGATCAATTTGGGGAGAAGAGAGGAACAAATGGTGGCGGATTTGATGATGGAAGGGAAAGTGTGGAAGTTGGGCTTGGTTTGTTGGGAGAGCATTTGGGTGTAGAGAAGGAGGGCGAAACGAGGGCGGTTAAAGTTTAAATAGGCTCTGATGAGAGTGTTGTAGAGAAGGGTGATGAGGCATTTCGGATTGGAGGAAGTTTGGGAATTGTTGAAGAGATGGCCTTGGGTGAGTAGAAGGGCGTGGATTTGTGGGATTTTAGTTGAGTTCTTGAGGAAACgttgaagaagttgaagtAACCACTCGGAGGGGTGTGACGTAAACATTTGGAGTACGCAGGCTTTTACATTTGGAGTTGCAGTTAACAAAAGTTACAAAGGCAACGATGTCGTTTTGGTCCAAGTTTTAATTTACTCACTGCTCTCCCCTTTCTCCTTCATCCGCCTACGGGTTCTTCGTTCTCGTATGGTATAAGGCGCTGAGAAATGTTATTTTCAATTCTAAGGTCTTCGATTTCTTCACGCTCATTTCTCAAAACCCCTTCAATCTTCTCTACTCCTAACAAGCTAACCTCCTCACTTTCTCGCTTCTCAGTACGCTCCATGGCTTCTTCTTCCCCTTTCAAGAAAATCCAAATTCAGAGAGATGGCACTGTGAGTTCACTccctttttttccctctttcatCCTCCCCCTCACTTTGATTTCATctattctttgtttctttatcAAGCTGCTGTGATTCTATTTGCTGTTTGGCCTTGGGAAACATTAGTGGCgccgtttttttttttgtgggaaTTCGGCTACTTTGTTTAATGGGTCGGTGCGATTCTTGTGGTAGTGTCTACTTTTGGGGAAATGGAATTAACCCTTTTGCCTGATGAGTCCTGGAGAATTTGTATTGTGTTTTTCCAACCCTAGATGTTTCTGGATAAAGTTTATGGGGTGTTTGTCATTTGAAATGATCGGTGTAGTTTTACTGTAGCATAGAGATGCTCAATTCGATGGTATTTCAACAGTTTGATATTTGTATTCATGTACTTTTCATTAAACATTTACGAGTCTTGTTTCTTTTGGGCAGGAATTTGATGCTTATGTTGTGGGGAGAGATGATGCCCCTGCCATTGTTGTGCTTCAAGAATGGTGGGGAGTGGATTATGAAATCAAGAATCATGCTGTGAAGATATCTGAGCTTGGATCTGGTTTCAAGGCACTTATTCCAGAGTATGATGCTTTCCTTCTCTTGGAATATGAGTTTGTGTTTCTTTGTAATAATTCTGGTCTCCTTGGTTGTGCTGCATTCTACTGATAAAGGTTTTCTTTTGTGCAATCTTATATCAGTTTGTATCGAGGAAAGGTTGGGTTAGATGTTGCTGAAGCACAGCATCTGATGGATGGTCTCGACTGGCAAGGTGCTGTTAAGGATATTCATGCTTCAGTTAACTGGCTCAAGGCCAATGGCTCTAAGAAGGTATTCAGCTATTTAATCTCCATTTTTGACATCATTTATATCTATAAAAACTAGAAAGTTAAATGTTATAGGATCTTGTCAGGTTGGTGTAACTGGATACTGTATGGGGGGTGCACTTTCAATTGCAAGTTCTGTTTTGATTCCTGATGTTGATGCTGTTGTTTCATTCTATGGAGTTCCTTCATCAGAACTTGCAGATCCTGCCCAAGCTAAGGCACCCATTCAGGCTCATTTCGGAGAGCTTGATTCTTTCGTTGGCTTCTCTGATTTGACGGTAGAACCCTTTCTCCTGCTCCTTTCTatcttaaatataatattcccttttctttctttcgtgTTGTCACTTAGAAAGTGGCAATCATTTAAAGATTTATGATATTTACTGAATGTGAAATAAGGGTGTCAGTTTCAAACGACCTTTTgcttaaacaaaatattttccatgTGTCATTAAGTTTCAACGGGTCAATGTTAGAAATATTGCATATGCTTGATACACTGTTTTATTGTTGGTTGCGGGAGTTTTGTGCACAATCTTGCTATTAAAATTCgctttgagttttctttttgggtaAAAAACGCCGAGATGAGTATGTAGCGGTAGCAATCTGGTGTTTACATGATACGTTTATTACAAGTGCTAAGATCAAACATTAACAGATGGTGAAGTAATAATGAGATTTGCGTTTTTAGGCTGCCAAGAAACTAGAGGAAAAGCTGAAAGAATCAGGAATTCCATATGAGgtgcatatatataaaggaagTGGGCATGCTTTCATGAACCGATCCGACGAAGGTgtgaagaggaggaagaacaTGGGAATGAATGATGAGGATGATAATGCGGTCGAACTTGCTTGGTCTCGATTCCAATCCTGGATGTCAAAATACCTCTCAGCTTGAACTGGTTTGATTTTCATTCCAAATTCCCCCTTTTCATCCTACTTAACTTTCTAGTTTATGGCCCATGACATAAGCTTGTTTGTATTCCTAGGCAGTGATTGTTAAAGTGGAAGGTAACTCTTGTTTGTGTTGCGTTCTAAAGCATATGCTTGTTGAAaagtatatgaataatatggtttgttgtttgaaattttaactGCTATCATCTATAGGGAAATGTCGTTATCCATCCAAATTCGAAActtaattgttataaaatacATTACGAGGATATTGAATAAAAACAATGCCGGCTGCTTCGGGCAAATTGGAAGAGTATAAAAACAAGTATTAAGTGTATTTGGTTCTTTGCTCTATGTCGATATCAGTAATTTCTGGTCATAGATCGAAGTCCAAGTCTACCACGGACCttaatttcattcatttttgttcttttcccTCTTGGTGGCTTAAGCTCTAACCACacctaatatatattaattttggtttatatatGATGCTTTCGGATTTGtcccttttaattttgtgtcagaaaaaaatttattaaactttataGATCTCTGCCgacaaacaaaaacttttaaatgcCTAATAAGcttctaaaaatttattagaataatttaattcaaatgtAAGTCAACTTAATAAAATTACTACCAGAAAGATTTGGAAAtaatcttttcattatttacaAGTTTGTTCCATAACAATATTAGTTTTCTTAAGATAAAATTGGAAACAGTTCAGATCAAGAAGGATcaatatatacttttgttAACTAATTTGTaggtttgaatttaaaaaagactACTTAAGAGGTAATGTTAttgtataagaaaataaaaaaaaaaacatacaattttttcttgatttagaaaaagaaattttctagattataccaattattaattagattgaATAGTGTCCAACTATGTAATTGAACTATTCATAAGGTCAATGTTGTATGCccatatttaataaatgttttcgAAAAATATGtgtatgaaaaaaagaagtattatatagataaataaactttttttaacaaattaaaatgttcctcatttattatattatttactttagtgtcatttgtttttcttgctTATTTGTGTATGTTTGATAGATCTAATTTTAAGGATACTATACAAATTCATATACatgaaaatatatagcaaaatttttgtattaaagATATTGGAGAAGTTTTTCTTTGCTActacttttatattatatgttgaaaatgataaCTAATCAAGTGGAGGGTGACTCTTTAGTTATTAGTAGGGTGTGAAAGgcatctttttttctctctcttatcCTTCAAATTGGTCCCCTAAAACTTCTCAATTCAATTACTCAATACAAAtgacaaatagaaaaaaaaaaaaaaattcataagaacatacaaaataatgaaaaaaaattctttgaaagagaagaaaattacgtgtaggaaaaaaaatattgtattgaAAAGTAgtctttcaaaatatcattgtACAAAAAAAGTCTAATTCTACACGTTTATATAGTAGATGGTATTATTTTAGGTAGATAATCATATAATCTTTGAGTTGTTCGATTCTATCTATATGTTTCATGAATGTATGCTTCAAAcgtatataaaaataaaattgatgtattgttgtattatatatatatagttttatttatatatataaagatgataattgatgttttttttatcctaaGCCTATGTTTGAATT
Coding sequences within:
- the LOC101206056 gene encoding cellulose synthase-like protein H1 isoform X2; translation: MSNSFPLYQKLAIKKPIQRSVELLILILAISLLLYRLLYLQSHALLSLLAFFSELCFTFDWFLYLLLNWNPVDYKTYPQHFKQVHEVPAVDVLVTTADWKLEPSVMVANTVLSLLAVDYPAGKLTCYISDDGGSPVLLYALVEASNFARIWVPFCKKYNVQVRAPFRYFSGKSPSAAGHEFQQEEKRMKDEYERLREKIEAAEENPMVYETSKYYEAFRNTDKKNHPTIIKILLENKGNDSNGIPNLVYVAREKRPNQPHHYKAGALNVLTRVSGVMTNAPFIVNIDCDMYVNNPNVVVEAMCILLGAEEQESIFVQFPQIFYNQPKDDPFGCQLNTLFQTLLRGMAGIQGPLYCGCNCFHRRKTIYTLNSSPNKTGKIEENYGESEELTKSANEILRGVQANGRTHTTIDLSTSIQSAYQVASADYENNTAWGLKVGWLYESMTEDILTGIKIHSKGWKSVLLQPNPPAFLGLAPTGGPDALTQRKRWVTGSLEIMRPLRHSSIGLCHSSCLCYPHQLSLLAFSPRHSSIGNVCTHVYPLPLPFNMCLSSMRLISSCMVEQCKDGNYRYYKFMCLWNFEPCSKALWYFRSRV
- the LOC101206056 gene encoding cellulose synthase-like protein H1 isoform X1; the encoded protein is MSNSFPLYQKLAIKKPIQRSVELLILILAISLLLYRLLYLQSHALLSLLAFFSELCFTFDWFLYLLLNWNPVDYKTYPQHFKQVHEVPAVDVLVTTADWKLEPSVMVANTVLSLLAVDYPAGKLTCYISDDGGSPVLLYALVEASNFARIWVPFCKKYNVQVRAPFRYFSGKSPSAAGHEFQQEEKRMKDEYERLREKIEAAEENPMVYETSKYYEAFRNTDKKNHPTIIKILLENKGNDSNGIPNLVYVAREKRPNQPHHYKAGALNVLTRVSGVMTNAPFIVNIDCDMYVNNPNVVVEAMCILLGAEEQESIFVQFPQIFYNQPKDDPFGCQLNTLFQTLLRGMAGIQGPLYCGCNCFHRRKTIYTLNSSPNKTGKIEENYGESEELTKSANEILRGVQANGRTHTTIDLSTSIQSAYQVASADYENNTAWGLKVGWLYESMTEDILTGIKIHSKGWKSVLLQPNPPAFLGLAPTGGPDALTQRKRWVTGSLEIMVRKNTPLLAFFLTRLTLRQCLAYTYFLIRGLYAIPQLVYAILPAYAILTNSHFLPSVQDTALLATFVPMFILYHSHSICVYLQCGLSVRAWWNNVKMEIIATTSSCVFGILSLVLRLFGISEAVFEVTPKGQSNNNVDDGNVGKFVFNESPLFIIGTAMVLLQLMALGSKLLAGILQPPSSSDGRRGSGIGEILGCVWVLMTLSPFLRGLFAKGKYGIPFPTICKSASLILLFVPFYKWL
- the LOC101205822 gene encoding putative pentatricopeptide repeat-containing protein At1g10330 → MFTSHPSEWLLQLLQRFLKNSTKIPQIHALLLTQGHLFNNSQTSSNPKCLITLLYNTLIRAYLNFNRPRFALLLYTQMLSQQTKPNFHTFPSIIKSATICSSLLPKLIHAHAFKIGVLTDPVVLTSFVSSYADLRELANARKVFDEITNPCIVAFNSMLDAFVKNGDLGSAVFMFRSMPEHDVVSWTSVINGFWWNGRFLEALWFFHVMMMSGSVKPNEATYVSVLSSSANLDAEGVLCRGKEVHAYIIRNEGEFSVFIGTGLIDFYGKMGLLGCARTVFNQMKKREVCTWNAMISSFASNGRETEALDLFATMKVEGIHPNEVTFVAILTACARGKLVKLGLQLFQSMLYDFSIVPITEHYVCVVDLLGKAGLLREATEFIESMPFDPDASVLGALLSACKIHGATELGNEVGRRLLEMQPRHCGRYVTLASMNAGAEKWNRAAVIRRVMADARIQKTPAYSRVDPMQNLVLVSPS
- the LOC101222245 gene encoding uncharacterized protein LOC101222245, which translates into the protein MLFSILRSSISSRSFLKTPSIFSTPNKLTSSLSRFSVRSMASSSPFKKIQIQRDGTEFDAYVVGRDDAPAIVVLQEWWGVDYEIKNHAVKISELGSGFKALIPDLYRGKVGLDVAEAQHLMDGLDWQGAVKDIHASVNWLKANGSKKVGVTGYCMGGALSIASSVLIPDVDAVVSFYGVPSSELADPAQAKAPIQAHFGELDSFVGFSDLTAAKKLEEKLKESGIPYEVHIYKGSGHAFMNRSDEGVKRRKNMGMNDEDDNAVELAWSRFQSWMSKYLSA